The Humulus lupulus chromosome 3, drHumLupu1.1, whole genome shotgun sequence genome window below encodes:
- the LOC133823613 gene encoding uncharacterized protein LOC133823613, with protein sequence MEFPPFRNCPLLCNELCDVNANLIILFSVCKHSQKSVATVSANLNSVPVLNGSNFKDWKENIFIVLGCMDLDLALRMDRPASLTDASTSEQRRIYEKWDRSNRMSLMIIKRGIPEAFRGAVSEEVTDATTFLAEIEKRFAKSDKAETSTLLKKLISMRFKGKENIREYIVEMSHLASKLKALKLELSDDLLVHLVLISLPPQFSQFKVSYNCQREKWTLNELISFCVQEEERLKQEKTESAHLASTSTDKGKKRKSENEAAKGPTQKKQ encoded by the exons ATGGAGTTTCCTCCTTTCCGGAATTGCCCTCTGCTTTGCAATGAGCTTTGTGATGTGAATGCaaacttaattattttattttcagtGTGCAAGCATTCACAAAAAT CTGTTGCTACTGTATCTGCTAATCTTAATTCAGTGCCGGTCCTTAATGGTAGTAACTTTAAGGACTGGAAGGAGAACATTTTTATTGTTCTTGGCTGCATGGATCTTGACCTTGCATTAAGGATGGATCGACCTGCTTCTCTTACAGATGCTAGTACCTCCGAGCAAAGGAGGATTTATGAGAAGTGGGATCGTTCAAACCGCATGAGTCTTATGATCATCAAGCGCGGCATACCTGAGGCTTTTAGGGGTGCGGTGTCTGAGGAGGTCACCGATGCCACAACTTTCCTTGCTGAAATTGAGAAACGCTTTGCAAAAAGCGATAAGGCGGAAACAAGTACTCTTTTAAAGAAACTTATTTCCATGAGGTTTAAGGGCAAGGAAAACATAAGGGAGTACATTGTGGAAATGTCTCACCTTGCTTCAAAGTTGAAGGCACTAAAGCTTGAGCTTTCGGATGACTTGCTTGTGCATTTAGTGCTTATCTCTCTTCCTCCACAATTCAGTCAATTCAAGGTCAGTTACAACTGTCAAAGGGAGAAGTGGACTCTTAATGAGCTCATTTCATTTTGTGTTCAAGAGGAAGAAAGATTGAAGCAAGAGAAGACTGAAAGTGCTCATTTGGCAAGCACCTCTACAGATAAGGGCAAGAAAAGGAAATCTGAGAATGAAGCTGCTAAGGGTCCAACCCAAAAGAAACAATAG